A single window of Doryrhamphus excisus isolate RoL2022-K1 chromosome 5, RoL_Dexc_1.0, whole genome shotgun sequence DNA harbors:
- the ctbs gene encoding di-N-acetylchitobiase has translation MSPNHLLIYLFLSSILMVSWADVCPCERPELCQQIRDQKDFEVFVFDVGGKTWKSYNWSVVTTVATFGKYDAELMCHAHSQGARVVLKGDVPLAYVVDQTNRTGWITEKVNLAKSQFMDGINIDIEQAVAEGTPEYFALTDLVKETTEAFHKEIPGSQVSFDVAWSPKCIDKRCYDSVSIAESCDLVFVMSYDEQSQILGDCIAMANAPLVQTLKGYDQYLKMNIDPKKLVMGVPWYGYDYPCLNFSQDGVCYIASVPFRGAPCSDAAGKQKPYSWIMKQVDSSLSGRLWDDRQQAPYFNYKDSQGQIHQIWYDDPESICLKSGYVKWKGLRGVGMWNGNILDYSDHPVARQQSAKMWNALFGC, from the exons ATGTCTCCTAatcatttacttatttacttatttttatcgTCGATATTAATGGTGAGCTGGGCCGACGTTTGTCCATGTGAAAGACCCGAGCTCTGTCAGCAGATACGCGATCAAAAAGACTTCGAG GTGTTTGTGTTTGATGTGGGGGGAAAGACGTGGAAGTCGTACAACTGGAGTGTAGTGACGACTGTGGCGACATTTGGGAAATATGACGCTGAGCTCATGTGCCACGCTCATTCCCAAGGAGCGCGGGTCGTTCTCAAAG GTGATGTTCCCCTGGCGTACGTTGTGGACCAAACCAACAGGACAGGCTGGATTACCGAAAAGGTCAACTTGGCCAAAAGTCAATTTATGGATGGGATCAACATCGACATTGAACAAGCAGTAGCCGAAGGCACGCCTGAGTACTTTGCTTTAACAGACCTGGTCAAAGAGACCACAGAGGCTTTCCACAAGGAGATCCCTGGTTCTCAG GTATCCTTCGATGTCGCCTGGTCGCCCAAATGCATCGACAAACGCTGCTACGATTCCGTCAGCATCGCCGAATCCTGCGACTTGGTGTTTGTGATGTCCTACGACGAGCAGAGCCAGATCCTGGGGGACTGCATCGCCATGGCCAACGCCCCCCTCGTTCAAACGCTTAAAG GCTACGATCAGTATTTGAAAATGAATATTGATCCAAAGAAGTTAGTGATGGGTGTGCCATGGTACGGCTATGACTACCCTTGCCTCAACTTTTCCCAG GATGGAGTGTGTTATATCGCCAGTGTGCCGTTCCGTGGCGCCCCGTGCAGTGACGCTGCCGGAAAGCAGAAGCCGTACAGCTGGATAATGAAGCAGGTGGATAGCTCCTTGTCTGGTCGGCTGTGGGACGACAGGCAGCAGGCTCCCTACTTCAATTACAAG GACTCACAAGGACAGATTCATCAAATTTGGTATGATGACCCAGAAAGTATTTGCCTGAAAAGTGGTTATGTCAAATGGAAAGGTTTGCGGGGCGTGGGTATGTGGAACGGTAACATCTTAGACTACAGCGACCATCCTGTTGCTAGGCAGCAGAGCGCCAAGATGTGGAACGCTCTGTTTGGATGCTAG